From Schistocerca americana isolate TAMUIC-IGC-003095 chromosome 9, iqSchAmer2.1, whole genome shotgun sequence, the proteins below share one genomic window:
- the LOC124550839 gene encoding piggyBac transposable element-derived protein 4-like translates to MALTAYKESVPAKNCIDYNCESCVLSCACSFSILFCLRILYLDSGCCLKMKMSRRGLRDEEIERLLCEIPSDEDSTVDTTDDESDYEASIVAEAIVSSEGEVSESEEESESTPPKRAADTAPTWGQQFNATSGMQFDSESGPSAFIRDIDDPEPIDIFEKIFPKELVELIVFQTNLYATQSGKSFTPTTDNEIRTFLGINILMGIKRMPAYRDYWSSAPELHDRYIASLMAVNRFGWLLRNIHLNDNTLHPEKGHPGYDKLYKLRPVIKILSESFSKCYQPSKHLAIDESMIKFKGRNSMKQYMRDKPIKRGYKVWMLCDKTSYNLKFDIYTGKVGDTVQTGLGEHVVLSLSSELVNKGHYLYFDNYFNSYNLLAGLQQRNIYACGTVQPTRKHLPKLKTDKELSRGEFDWRVSNCGILYLKWKDKRAVHLLSNFHSPEVTTVTRRERDGSRIELPCPQAVMDYNAHMNNVDKFDQLKKSYEISRRSKKWWHRIFFHLLDVSIVNSYIIWKELGDREKMTAKVFRMSILQSLVTQKTPLRPSRLHESQVHVKKNKPYVSSRQRLDNSSHQPEPKQKGAFKIFTKRNKKHILFVRVEFKGELQAQTKISQKL, encoded by the exons atggcactcactgcctataaggaatcagttcccgccaagaattgcatagattacaactgtgaaagctgcgtgctgagttgtgcatg ctctttctccattttgttttgcttacgtattctttacttggattcaggctgttgtttgaaaatgaaaatgtcaagaagaggcttacgagatgaagaaatcgaacgattattgtgtgaaattccatcagacgaggattccactgttgacaccacagatgacgaatctgattatgaagcaagcattgttgcggaggctattgtgtcgtctgaaggcgaagtttcagagagcgaggaagaaagtgagtccactccgccaaaacgcgctgctgacacagcgccaacttggggacaacaattcaatgctacctcaggaatgcagttcgacagtgaatcaggaccaagtgcttttattagggacattgatgatccagaacctatcgatatattcgaaaaaatatttccaaaagagctagttgagctaatcgttttccaaacaaatttatatgcgacgcaatctggcaagtctttcactccaacaactgacaatgaaatacgaactttcctgggaatcaacattttgatgggtataaagcgtatgccagcatacagagactactggtctagtgccccagaacttcatgatcgttatattgcatctctgatggcagtaaatcggtttggatggttactgaggaacattcatctgaatgataacacattgcatccagaaaaaggacacccaggttatgacaaactgtacaagctgcgaccagtgatcaagatactatctgaatctttttccaagtgttaccaacccagcaaacacctagcaattgatgagtcaatgatcaaattcaaaggccgcaacagtatgaaacaatacatgagagataaacccataaagcgtggttacaaagtgtggatgctgtgtgacaagacctcttacaacttgaaatttgatatttacaccggaaaagtaggtgacacagtgcaaacaggccttggggagcatgtagtgctgagtttgtcctctgaactcgtaaataaaggccattatctttatttcgacaactatttcaatagctataacttgttggctggtttacagcagagaaacatatatgcctgtgggacagttcaaccaacaaggaaacatttacccaaattaaaaacagacaaagaattaagcagaggtgaatttgactggagggtcagcaactgtggcatcctctacttgaagtggaaagataagagagctgttcatctcctttcaaattttcacagtcctgaagttactacagtgactcgccgtgaaagagatggttcacgcatagagctaccttgtcctcaagcagtgatggattacaatgcacacatgaacaatgtcgacaagttcgaccaactgaaaaaatcatatgaaataagccggagaagtaaaaagtggtggcaccgaatattctttcacctgcttgatgtcagtatcgtcaacagctatataatttggaaggaactaggcgatagagaaaaaatgactgccaaagtcttcaggatgagtatcctgcaaagcttagtaacccagaaaacaccattgaggccatctagacttcatgagagtcaagtccacgtaaagaaaaacaagccatatgtttcctcacgccagcgtctcgacaattcatcccaccagccagagc caaaacaaaaaggtgctttcaagattttcacaaaaaggaataagaaacatattttatttgtaag agtagaatttaaaggtgagttacaagcacaaaccaagatatctcaaaaactttag